From the Calliopsis andreniformis isolate RMS-2024a chromosome 4, iyCalAndr_principal, whole genome shotgun sequence genome, one window contains:
- the Bnb gene encoding bangles and beads: MKLIVAAMMCLVGLKAALAMPLAEVQDPLQVVPLGKAPISTKAVDPEALVVPSPSQESVEPAPAEPKSIEAEKPSAKNELPLLVAHQLPEKAEEKKEEPQLNAEEKKEEMKEKAAEPQPQAQESQQLPAQEQKQEQKEEKKEEENLKQEASENRETVQPAPQENKPLDPAEAPLEQAKSIPEGKISEPINSAEKSAEVKEEPKEEIKSEEVKPSLRKEDESAPSAESSEEKALPAAEEKKAEKPQEEQEKKAEEKPDRVTRDAEEAAPELKKAAEQPAEQAPAAPAEAEKSQPEQPAKAEELKPTGKSEKIEPAGEKSSSEESSKSEEKVEIAGKSDKEVKNAEVVAAEGSNEQPAKSEEPSQGKREASEAEAQAKPELKEEKKEEPAKQEPAKEMKEAKEAKERSEESAEEKSAEKKENKSSEEDLSSEEEKESKPAAGESKPELLPKPQELQALNHPTK; encoded by the exons ATGAAGCTGATTGTGGCAGCGATGATGTGCCTGGTGGGCCTGAAGGCCGCGCTGGCTATGCCCCTCGCAGAGGTCCAGGACCCACTGCAAGTGGTGCCATTGGGGAAAGCGCCGATCTCCACGAAGGCGGTTGATCCCGAGGCGTTGGTCGTTCCATCACCGAGCCAGGAGTCTGTAGAACCTGCGCCTGCCGAACCCAAATCGATTGAGGCCGAGAAACCGAGCGCGAAGAACGAACTACCCCTGCTCGTGGCGCACCAATTGCCTGAGAAGGCTGAGGAGAAGAAGGAAGAGCCCCAGCTGAATGCTGAGGAGAAGAAAGAAGAGATGAAGGAGAAGGCGGCTGAGCCACAACCACAGGCTCAGGAGTCTCAGCAGCTGCCTGCTCAAGAACAGAAGCAAGAGCAgaaggaagaaaagaaggaGGAGGAGAACCTGAAACAGGAGGCCTCTGAGAATCGCGAGACGGTGCAGCCTGCACCACAGGAGAACAAACCACTGGACCCTGCTGAGGCCCCATTGGAGCAAGCT AAATCTATCCCCGAAGGCAAGATCTCCGAGCCGATCAACTCTGCAGAAAAGAGCGCAGAGGTCAAGGAAGAGCCTAAGGAAGAGATCAAATCTGAGGAAGTTAAGCCCAGCTTGAGGAAAGAGGACGAATCCGCCCCATCCGCCGAATCTTCAGAAGAGAAGGCATTGCCAGCTGCTGAAGAGAAGAAGGCCGAGAAGCCTCAGGAAGAACAGGAAAAGAAAGCTGAGGAGAAGCCCGACCGTGTGACCCGTGACGCCGAGGAAGCAGCCCCCGAACTCAAGAAGGCAGCCGAGCAGCCAGCTGAACAGGCCCCTGCTGCTCCCGCGGAAGCTGAGAAGAGCCAACCTGAGCAGCCAGCCAAGGCTGAGGAACTGAAACCAACCGGAAAGAGCGAGAAGATCGAGCCAGCTGGCGAGAAATCGAGTTCTGAAGAGTCGTCCAAGAGCGAGGAGAAGGTCGAAATTGCTGGTAAATCAGACAAAGAAGTGAAGAACGCTGAGGTAGTCGCCGCTGAGGGATCAAACGAGCAGCCAGCGAAATCTGAGGAGCCGAGCCAGGGCAAGCGCGAGGCCTCGGAGGCCGAGGCTCAGGCGAAGCCCGAGCTGAAGGAAGAGAAGAAAGAGGAGCCCGCGAAGCAGGAACCCGCGAAGGAAATGAAGGAAGCGAAGGAAGCGAAGGAGCGCTCCGAGGAGTCTGCGGAGGAGAAGTCCGCCGAAAAGAAGGAGAACAAGAGCAGCGAGGAGGACCTCTCCTCCGAGGAGGAGAAGGAGTCGAAGCCTGCAGCTGGAGAGTCCAAGCCTGAGTTACTACCCAAGCCCCAGGAGCTGCAGGCGTTGAACCATCCGACGAAATAA